Proteins encoded within one genomic window of Perognathus longimembris pacificus isolate PPM17 chromosome 28, ASM2315922v1, whole genome shotgun sequence:
- the LOC125343342 gene encoding RB-associated KRAB zinc finger protein-like isoform X3 yields the protein MTEFRGSVSFDDVAVDFTQEEWNQLDTSQKTLYRDVMLENYSHLVSVGYPVTKPEVIAFLEQGGVLEIIKKEIPSSSCTEDGQAEELLERHQETQNPHQRQAISTLGNNVTEERSQNCDGLANALCQSPWELASGHASYMNDSYGKNCKG from the exons GGATCAGTGTCATTCGATGATGTAGCTGTGGACTTCACCCAGGAAGAGTGGAATCAACTGGACACTTCCCAGAAGACCCTATACAGAGATGTGATGCTAGAGAATTATAGCCATCTTGTGTCTGTGG GGTATCCTGTTACTAAACCAGAAGTGATTGCCTTTCTGGAGCAAGGGGGAGTCCTTGAGATCATAAAGAAGGAAATTCCAAGTTCAAGTTGTACAG AAGATGGGCAGGCTGAAGAACTTCTGGAAAGGCATCAGGAAACCCAAAATCCCCACCAGAGGCAAGCTATATCTACTCTTGGGAACAATGTGACTGAAGAGAGAAGTCAGAACTGTGATGGACTTGCAAATGCCCTTTGTCAGAGCCCATGGGAACTTGCTTCAGGACATGCATCCTATATGAATGACTCCTATGGGAAGaattgcaaag GGTGA
- the LOC125343342 gene encoding zinc finger protein 182-like isoform X1 — MTEFRGSVSFDDVAVDFTQEEWNQLDTSQKTLYRDVMLENYSHLVSVGYPVTKPEVIAFLEQGGVLEIIKKEIPSSSCTEDGQAEELLERHQETQNPHQRQAISTLGNNVTEERSQNCDGLANALCQSPWELASGHASYMNDSYGKNCKGNVGLLSPNNLSFAAQECYECNRCGKFLIHGRHEINDGTQLHDYNTYGKSHSQNFVHYNMTQAGEKTYECPECRITLSTNSLLIVHQITHIGEKSYEWAECTETFNKTAHLSIHQAVHTGDKLFECNECGKSFREESTLHIHQRTHTGEKPYVCTECGNAFQEKTNLIIHRRTHKGEKPYKCSDCEKTFNQKAHLSVHQRTHTGEKPFECTDCGKYFREKSTLNIHQRTHTGEKPYVCNECGKAFREKTKLIIHQRTHTGEKPYECSECGRAFNQKAHLSVHQRTHTGEKPFECNECGKSFREKSTLRRHQRIHTGEKPYVCSECGRAFTLKLSLSAHQRIHTGEKTDGCAVCGKVFSRKSYLMLHQRAHTREKFEKSYECNECDKAFFQKSYLIIHQRVHTGEKPYECNVCEKAFSQKSYLIIHQRTHTGERPYKCDKCNRAFREKSKLTVHQRTHRGEKSYDFPEYERNLPGVTVQHALENSERIETKGLKIENLS, encoded by the exons GGATCAGTGTCATTCGATGATGTAGCTGTGGACTTCACCCAGGAAGAGTGGAATCAACTGGACACTTCCCAGAAGACCCTATACAGAGATGTGATGCTAGAGAATTATAGCCATCTTGTGTCTGTGG GGTATCCTGTTACTAAACCAGAAGTGATTGCCTTTCTGGAGCAAGGGGGAGTCCTTGAGATCATAAAGAAGGAAATTCCAAGTTCAAGTTGTACAG AAGATGGGCAGGCTGAAGAACTTCTGGAAAGGCATCAGGAAACCCAAAATCCCCACCAGAGGCAAGCTATATCTACTCTTGGGAACAATGTGACTGAAGAGAGAAGTCAGAACTGTGATGGACTTGCAAATGCCCTTTGTCAGAGCCCATGGGAACTTGCTTCAGGACATGCATCCTATATGAATGACTCCTATGGGAAGaattgcaaaggtaatgtaggcttACTCAGCCCTAATAATCTGAGCTTTGCAGCTCAGGAATGTTATGAATGTAATAGATGTGGCAAATTCCTAATTCATGGCAGGCATGAGATCAATGATGGCACACAGCTGCATGACTATAATACATACGGGAAAAGTCAcagtcagaactttgttcattatAATATGACTCAAGCTGGAGAGAAAACCTATGAATGTCCTGAGTGTAGAATCACCCTCAGCACGAATTCCCTCCTAATTGTTCATCAGATCACCCATATAGGAGAGAAATCTTATGAATGGGCAGAATGCACAGAAACTTTTAACAAGACAGCACATCTCAGCATACACCAGGCAGTACACACAGGAGACAAACTCTTTGAGTGTAATGAATGTGGCAAATCCTTCCGAGAGGAATCAACATTGCATATACACCAAAGAACTCATACAGGTGAGAAACCCTATGTATGCACTGAGTGTGGCAATGCTTTCCAAGAGAAGACAAATCTCATCATACATCGAAGAACACACAAAGGAGAGAAACCGTATAAATGTTCTGATTGTGAGAAAACCTTCAACCAAAAGGCACATCTCAGTGTGcaccagagaacacacacaggagaaaaacctttTGAATGCACTGATTGTGGCAAATACTTCAGAGAGAAATCAACTCTGAATATCCACCAAAGAACTCATACTGGAGAGAAACCATATGTGTGCAATGAGTGTGGAAAAGCCTTCCGAGAAAAGACAAAGCTCATCATCCATCAGAGAactcacacaggagagaagccctatgaatgctCAGAGTGTGGAAGAGCCTTCAATCAAAAGGCACACCTCAGTGTGcaccagagaacacacacaggagagaaaccttttGAATGCAACGAATGTGGCAAATCTTTCCGAGAGAAATCGACTCTGCGCAGACATCAAAGAattcatacaggagagaaaccttatgtgTGTTCAGAGTGTGGACGAGCTTTTACCCTTAAGCTGAGCCTCAGTGCTCATCAGAGAatccacacaggagaaaaaacGGATGGATGTGCAGTATGTGGAAAAGTCTTCTCCCGCAAGTCCTATCTCATGCTACACCAGAGAGCTCATACAAGGGAAAAATTTGAGAAATCCTATGAATGCAATGAATGTGATAAAGCATTCTTCCAGAAATCATACCTCATTATTCATCAGAGAGttcacacaggagaaaaaccctATGAGTGTAATGTGTGCGAGAAAGCTTTCTCCCAAAAATCTTATCTCATTATACATCAAAGGACTCATACAGGAGAGAGACCCTATAAATGCGATAAGTGTAATAGAGCCTTCAGAGAGAAGTCCAAACTCACTGTACATCAAAGAACTCACAGAGGAGAGAAATCCTATGACTTCCCTGAATATGAGAGAAACCTTCCTGGGGTCACAGTTCAACATGCATTAGAGAACTCAGAAAGAATAGAAACCAAAGgactgaaaatagaaaatctTTCTTAG
- the LOC125343342 gene encoding zinc finger protein 182-like isoform X2 encodes MQLQGSVSFDDVAVDFTQEEWNQLDTSQKTLYRDVMLENYSHLVSVGYPVTKPEVIAFLEQGGVLEIIKKEIPSSSCTEDGQAEELLERHQETQNPHQRQAISTLGNNVTEERSQNCDGLANALCQSPWELASGHASYMNDSYGKNCKGNVGLLSPNNLSFAAQECYECNRCGKFLIHGRHEINDGTQLHDYNTYGKSHSQNFVHYNMTQAGEKTYECPECRITLSTNSLLIVHQITHIGEKSYEWAECTETFNKTAHLSIHQAVHTGDKLFECNECGKSFREESTLHIHQRTHTGEKPYVCTECGNAFQEKTNLIIHRRTHKGEKPYKCSDCEKTFNQKAHLSVHQRTHTGEKPFECTDCGKYFREKSTLNIHQRTHTGEKPYVCNECGKAFREKTKLIIHQRTHTGEKPYECSECGRAFNQKAHLSVHQRTHTGEKPFECNECGKSFREKSTLRRHQRIHTGEKPYVCSECGRAFTLKLSLSAHQRIHTGEKTDGCAVCGKVFSRKSYLMLHQRAHTREKFEKSYECNECDKAFFQKSYLIIHQRVHTGEKPYECNVCEKAFSQKSYLIIHQRTHTGERPYKCDKCNRAFREKSKLTVHQRTHRGEKSYDFPEYERNLPGVTVQHALENSERIETKGLKIENLS; translated from the exons ATGCAATTGCAGGGATCAGTGTCATTCGATGATGTAGCTGTGGACTTCACCCAGGAAGAGTGGAATCAACTGGACACTTCCCAGAAGACCCTATACAGAGATGTGATGCTAGAGAATTATAGCCATCTTGTGTCTGTGG GGTATCCTGTTACTAAACCAGAAGTGATTGCCTTTCTGGAGCAAGGGGGAGTCCTTGAGATCATAAAGAAGGAAATTCCAAGTTCAAGTTGTACAG AAGATGGGCAGGCTGAAGAACTTCTGGAAAGGCATCAGGAAACCCAAAATCCCCACCAGAGGCAAGCTATATCTACTCTTGGGAACAATGTGACTGAAGAGAGAAGTCAGAACTGTGATGGACTTGCAAATGCCCTTTGTCAGAGCCCATGGGAACTTGCTTCAGGACATGCATCCTATATGAATGACTCCTATGGGAAGaattgcaaaggtaatgtaggcttACTCAGCCCTAATAATCTGAGCTTTGCAGCTCAGGAATGTTATGAATGTAATAGATGTGGCAAATTCCTAATTCATGGCAGGCATGAGATCAATGATGGCACACAGCTGCATGACTATAATACATACGGGAAAAGTCAcagtcagaactttgttcattatAATATGACTCAAGCTGGAGAGAAAACCTATGAATGTCCTGAGTGTAGAATCACCCTCAGCACGAATTCCCTCCTAATTGTTCATCAGATCACCCATATAGGAGAGAAATCTTATGAATGGGCAGAATGCACAGAAACTTTTAACAAGACAGCACATCTCAGCATACACCAGGCAGTACACACAGGAGACAAACTCTTTGAGTGTAATGAATGTGGCAAATCCTTCCGAGAGGAATCAACATTGCATATACACCAAAGAACTCATACAGGTGAGAAACCCTATGTATGCACTGAGTGTGGCAATGCTTTCCAAGAGAAGACAAATCTCATCATACATCGAAGAACACACAAAGGAGAGAAACCGTATAAATGTTCTGATTGTGAGAAAACCTTCAACCAAAAGGCACATCTCAGTGTGcaccagagaacacacacaggagaaaaacctttTGAATGCACTGATTGTGGCAAATACTTCAGAGAGAAATCAACTCTGAATATCCACCAAAGAACTCATACTGGAGAGAAACCATATGTGTGCAATGAGTGTGGAAAAGCCTTCCGAGAAAAGACAAAGCTCATCATCCATCAGAGAactcacacaggagagaagccctatgaatgctCAGAGTGTGGAAGAGCCTTCAATCAAAAGGCACACCTCAGTGTGcaccagagaacacacacaggagagaaaccttttGAATGCAACGAATGTGGCAAATCTTTCCGAGAGAAATCGACTCTGCGCAGACATCAAAGAattcatacaggagagaaaccttatgtgTGTTCAGAGTGTGGACGAGCTTTTACCCTTAAGCTGAGCCTCAGTGCTCATCAGAGAatccacacaggagaaaaaacGGATGGATGTGCAGTATGTGGAAAAGTCTTCTCCCGCAAGTCCTATCTCATGCTACACCAGAGAGCTCATACAAGGGAAAAATTTGAGAAATCCTATGAATGCAATGAATGTGATAAAGCATTCTTCCAGAAATCATACCTCATTATTCATCAGAGAGttcacacaggagaaaaaccctATGAGTGTAATGTGTGCGAGAAAGCTTTCTCCCAAAAATCTTATCTCATTATACATCAAAGGACTCATACAGGAGAGAGACCCTATAAATGCGATAAGTGTAATAGAGCCTTCAGAGAGAAGTCCAAACTCACTGTACATCAAAGAACTCACAGAGGAGAGAAATCCTATGACTTCCCTGAATATGAGAGAAACCTTCCTGGGGTCACAGTTCAACATGCATTAGAGAACTCAGAAAGAATAGAAACCAAAGgactgaaaatagaaaatctTTCTTAG
- the Spaca5 gene encoding sperm acrosome-associated protein 5, with translation MGVILKSWDTVIVTLITLMSVTVDAKIYERCEIARKLEKAGLNGYRGYTIGDWLCMAHYESGFDSAFVDHNPDGSSDYGIFQLNSAWWCDNGVTPTRNLCHMDCHDLLNRHLLDDILCAKRVVSSYDSMRAWDSWIRHCSGHDLSEWLKGCDLHPKPESRKDSWG, from the exons ATGGGTGTCATATTGAAGTCCTGGGATACTGTGATAGTGACCCTGATCACACTGATGAGTGTTACTGTGGATGCCAAGATTTATGAACGCTGTGAAATAGCAAGGAAGCTGGAGAAAGCAGGTCTCAATGGCTACCGAGGCTATACTATTGGAGACT GGTTATGCATGGCACACTATGAGAGTGGTTTTGACTCCGCCTTTGTGGACCACAACCCTGATGGCAGCAGTGATTATGGCATTTTCCAGCTGAACTCTGCCTGGTGGTGTGACAATGGCGTCACACCCACCAGAAACCTCTGCCACATGGATTGTCATG aTTTACTCAATCGCCATCTTTTGGATGACATCCTGTGTGCCAAGAGAGTTGTGAGCTCATATGACAGTATGAGAGCCTG GGATTCTTGGATTCGGCACTGTTCTGGCCATGATTTATCTGAGTGGCTCAAGGGGTGTGATTTGCATCCAAAACCTGAGTCAAGAAAAGATTCTTGGGGGTAa